In one Candidatus Margulisiibacteriota bacterium genomic region, the following are encoded:
- a CDS encoding DNA repair protein RadB, protein ITDIEKLMNEKIGLIILDSAALFYRLGLTQDDSEEQNVGLRRELVNQIGILHGIARKYGVAVAITNQVFKDVTTGELCPVGGNALEHLSKTIILLEKIGMSKRRATLRKHRSRSEGAYCDFVLTESGVEEGL, encoded by the coding sequence CAATTACTGATATTGAAAAGCTGATGAATGAGAAAATCGGGTTGATAATCCTTGACTCTGCGGCGCTTTTCTACAGGCTCGGGCTTACGCAGGACGATTCTGAAGAACAAAACGTGGGACTCAGGCGTGAGCTTGTTAACCAGATAGGGATACTCCACGGGATTGCGAGAAAGTACGGCGTGGCTGTGGCAATCACAAACCAGGTCTTTAAGGATGTTACAACAGGCGAGCTCTGTCCCGTGGGGGGGAATGCGCTTGAGCATTTATCGAAGACCATTATCCTGCTTGAGAAGATAGGAATGAGCAAAAGGAGGGCTACGCTGCGGAAGCACAGGTCAAGAAGCGAGGGGGCTTATTGCGATTTTGTGCTGACTGAGAGCGGCGTGGAGGAGGGTTTATAG